A genome region from Baekduia alba includes the following:
- a CDS encoding TerC family protein, with protein MKWILLIAALAVLLAFDLWLARRESRGAGMSVRKATLHSVGWLTIALAFGGVMLALLGGRDAGLYFAGYLVEKSLSLDNVFVFLLILTSFGIPEAQRHRLLTWGIVAALVLRGVFIAVGATALHHASWVSFIFAALLVWTGWRMFQHRHDSAGETAFVERLKARLPGMSVGTAAVAALVIADIVFAIDSVPSILAITDDAFIVFAANAFALLGLAPLFFLVADLVERLYYLKSALAALLVLIGIKMAAGELWGKLGPEVSLPAIALVLGTGVLASLVRDRRLAREAEPSVA; from the coding sequence ATGAAGTGGATCTTGCTCATCGCCGCGCTGGCGGTGCTGTTGGCCTTCGACCTGTGGCTCGCGCGCCGCGAGAGCCGCGGCGCCGGCATGAGCGTCAGGAAGGCGACGCTGCACTCGGTCGGCTGGTTGACGATCGCGCTCGCCTTCGGCGGCGTCATGCTCGCGCTGCTCGGTGGCCGCGACGCCGGCCTGTACTTCGCCGGCTACCTGGTGGAGAAGTCGCTGTCGTTGGACAACGTCTTCGTGTTCCTGCTGATCCTGACCTCGTTCGGGATCCCGGAGGCCCAGCGCCACCGCCTGCTGACGTGGGGCATCGTCGCGGCGCTCGTCCTGCGCGGCGTGTTCATCGCGGTCGGCGCGACCGCGCTGCACCACGCGTCCTGGGTGTCGTTCATCTTCGCGGCGCTGCTGGTGTGGACAGGCTGGCGCATGTTCCAGCACCGCCACGACAGCGCGGGGGAGACGGCGTTCGTCGAGAGGCTGAAGGCGCGCCTGCCGGGGATGTCGGTCGGCACGGCGGCGGTCGCGGCGCTGGTGATCGCCGACATCGTGTTCGCCATCGACTCGGTGCCGTCGATCCTCGCGATCACCGACGACGCGTTCATCGTCTTCGCGGCCAACGCGTTCGCGCTGCTCGGGCTCGCGCCGCTGTTCTTCCTGGTCGCCGACCTCGTCGAGCGGCTGTACTACCTCAAGTCCGCGCTGGCGGCGTTGTTGGTGTTGATCGGCATCAAGATGGCCGCGGGCGAGCTGTGGGGCAAGCTCGGGCCGGAGGTCTCCCTCCCGGCGATCGCACTCGTGCTCGGGACGGGCGTCCTGGCGTCGCTGGTGCGCGACCGCCGGCTGGCGCGGGAGGCGGAGCCGTCGGTGGCGTGA